The Streptococcus toyakuensis genome has a window encoding:
- a CDS encoding competence protein CoiA gives MFVARDSRGELVNVLEDKLEKQAYTCPACGGQLRLRQGPSVRIHFAHKTLKDCDFSSENESPEHLENKEVLYHWLKKEAEVQLEYLLPELKQIADVFVNGNLALEVQCSPLPQKVLKERSEGYRSQGYQVLWLLGKKLWLKERLTRLQQGFLYFSHNMGFYVWELDSEKQVLRLKYLIHQDLRGKLHYQIKEFPYGHGSLLEILRFPYKKQKISHFTVSQDKDICRYIRQQLYYQNPIWMKEQAEAYQKGENLLTYGLKEWYPQIRPLVGNFCQIEKDLTRYYQYFQTYYQENPQNDWQKLYPPAFYQQYFLKNMVE, from the coding sequence ATGTTTGTTGCGAGAGATTCTAGGGGAGAATTGGTAAATGTGTTAGAGGATAAGCTTGAGAAGCAAGCATACACCTGCCCAGCTTGTGGAGGTCAGCTCCGTTTGCGTCAAGGACCAAGTGTCCGGATCCATTTTGCCCACAAAACCTTAAAAGACTGTGATTTTTCCTCTGAAAATGAAAGTCCAGAACATCTGGAAAATAAGGAAGTCCTTTATCACTGGTTGAAAAAAGAGGCCGAGGTGCAATTAGAATACCTGCTTCCAGAGCTTAAACAGATTGCGGATGTATTTGTAAATGGCAATCTAGCTTTAGAGGTTCAATGTAGTCCCTTGCCTCAAAAAGTTCTTAAAGAGCGTAGCGAGGGCTATCGTAGTCAGGGTTACCAAGTACTGTGGTTGCTGGGAAAAAAACTGTGGCTCAAGGAGCGTTTGACTCGTCTACAACAAGGTTTTCTCTATTTCAGTCACAACATGGGCTTTTATGTTTGGGAATTAGACAGTGAAAAACAAGTTTTAAGACTCAAATACCTGATTCACCAAGATCTCCGAGGTAAACTCCATTATCAGATTAAGGAATTTCCCTATGGTCACGGTAGTTTACTGGAGATATTACGTTTTCCCTATAAGAAACAAAAAATATCTCATTTTACAGTTTCTCAGGACAAGGACATCTGTCGCTATATCCGGCAACAACTCTATTATCAAAATCCTATTTGGATGAAAGAACAAGCAGAAGCCTACCAGAAGGGGGAAAATCTCCTGACTTACGGGCTAAAAGAATGGTATCCACAAATTCGACCATTAGTAGGTAATTTTTGCCAAATTGAGAAAGATTTGACTCGCTATTATCAGTATTTTCAAACCTATTATCAAGAAAATCCTCAAAATGATTGGCAAAAGCTCTATCCACCAGCCTTTTATCAGCAATATTTCTTAAAAAATATGGTAGAATAG
- the pepF gene encoding oligoendopeptidase F translates to MVLQRHEINEKDTWDLSTIYPTDQAWEEALKDLTEQLEKVSQYEGHLLDSADSLLEITEFSLEMERQMEKLYVYAHMKNDQDTREAKYQEYYAKAMTLYSQLDQAFSFYEPEFMEISEEQYADFLEAQPKLQVYQHYFDKLLQGKEHVLSQREEELLAGAGEIFGSASETFAILDNADIVFPYVLDDDGKEVQLSHGTYTRLMESKNREVRRGAYQALYATYEQFQHTYAKTLQTNVKVQNYRAKVRNYKSARHAALAANFVPESVYDNLVAAVRKHLPLLHRYLELRSKILGISDLKMYDVYTPLSSVEYSFTYQEALKKAEEALAVLGEDYLSRVKRAFSERWIDVYENQGKRSGAYSGGSYDTNAFMLLNWQDNLDNLFTLVHETGHSMHSSYTRETQPYVYGDYSIFLAEIASTTNENILTEKLLEEVEDDATRFAILNNFLDGFRGTVFRQTQFAEFEHAIHQADQNGEVLTSDFLNKLYADLNQVYYGLSKEDNPEIQYEWARIPHFYYNYYVYQYSTGFAAASALAEKIVHGSQEDRDRYIDYLKAGKSDYPLNVMRKAGVDMEKEDYLNDAFAVFERRLNEFEALVEKLGLA, encoded by the coding sequence ATGGTATTACAAAGACATGAAATAAATGAAAAAGATACATGGGATCTATCAACGATCTACCCAACTGACCAGGCTTGGGAAGAAGCCTTAAAAGATTTAACAGAACAACTGGAGAAAGTAAGCCAGTATGAAGGTCATCTCTTGGATAGCGCGGATAGCCTACTAGAAATTACTGAATTTTCTCTTGAAATGGAACGCCAGATGGAGAAGCTTTACGTCTATGCTCATATGAAGAATGATCAGGATACACGTGAAGCCAAGTACCAAGAGTACTATGCCAAGGCAATGACACTCTACAGCCAGCTAGACCAAGCCTTTTCATTCTATGAGCCTGAATTTATGGAGATTAGTGAAGAGCAGTATGCTGACTTTTTAGAGGCTCAACCAAAATTGCAGGTTTATCAACACTATTTTGACAAGCTTTTACAAGGCAAGGAACACGTTCTATCACAACGTGAAGAAGAATTATTGGCTGGAGCTGGAGAAATCTTTGGTTCGGCAAGTGAAACCTTCGCTATCTTGGACAATGCGGATATTGTATTCCCTTATGTCCTTGACGATGATGGTAAGGAAGTTCAGCTATCTCATGGGACTTACACACGTTTGATGGAGTCTAAAAATCGTGAGGTGCGTCGTGGTGCCTATCAAGCACTTTATGCGACTTATGAACAATTCCAACATACCTATGCCAAAACCTTGCAAACCAATGTTAAGGTGCAAAACTACCGTGCCAAAGTTCGCAACTATAAGAGTGCTCGTCATGCAGCCCTAGCAGCGAATTTTGTTCCAGAAAGTGTTTATGACAATTTGGTAGCAGCAGTTCGCAAGCATTTGCCACTCTTACATCGTTACCTGGAGTTGCGTTCAAAGATTTTGGGGATTTCAGACCTCAAGATGTATGATGTTTACACTCCGCTTTCGTCTGTCGAATATAGTTTTACCTACCAAGAAGCCTTGAAAAAAGCAGAAGAAGCCTTGGCAGTCTTGGGTGAGGATTACTTGAGCCGTGTTAAACGTGCCTTCAGCGAGCGTTGGATTGATGTTTACGAAAATCAAGGCAAGCGTTCAGGAGCCTACTCTGGTGGTTCTTACGATACCAATGCTTTTATGCTTCTCAACTGGCAGGACAATCTAGACAATCTTTTTACTCTTGTTCATGAAACAGGTCACAGTATGCATTCCAGCTATACTCGCGAAACTCAGCCTTATGTTTACGGAGATTATTCTATCTTCTTGGCTGAGATTGCATCAACTACCAATGAAAATATCTTAACGGAGAAATTATTGGAAGAAGTGGAAGATGATGCAACGCGCTTTGCGATTCTCAATAACTTCCTAGATGGTTTCCGTGGAACAGTTTTCCGCCAAACTCAATTTGCTGAGTTTGAACACGCTATTCACCAAGCGGATCAAAATGGTGAAGTCTTGACAAGCGATTTCCTAAATAAACTCTATGCAGACTTGAACCAAGTGTATTATGGTCTGAGTAAGGAAGACAATCCTGAAATCCAATACGAGTGGGCACGTATTCCACACTTCTACTATAACTACTATGTATACCAATATTCAACAGGTTTTGCAGCAGCCTCAGCCCTGGCTGAAAAGATTGTTCATGGTAGTCAAGAAGACCGTGACCGTTATATCGACTACCTCAAGGCAGGTAAATCTGACTATCCACTTAATGTCATGAGAAAAGCTGGTGTTGATATGGAGAAGGAAGACTATCTCAACGATGCCTTTGCAGTCTTTGAACGTCGTTTAAATGAGTTTGAAGCACTTGTTGAAAAATTGGGATTGGCATAA
- a CDS encoding O-methyltransferase yields the protein MVESYSKNANHNMRRPVVKEEIVDLMRQRQKQVTGSLKELEDFARKENIPIIPYETVAYFRFLMETMQPKNILEIGTAIGFSALLMAEHAPNAKITTIDRNPEMIGFAKENFAQFDSRKQITLLEGDAVDVLSTLTESYDFVFMDSAKSKYIVFLPEILKHLEVGGVVVLDDIFQGGDVAKDIMEVRRGQRTIYRGLQRLFDATLDNPGLTATLVPLGDGILMLRKNVADVQLPDSE from the coding sequence ATGGTTGAATCGTATAGTAAAAATGCCAATCATAACATGCGTCGTCCTGTTGTCAAGGAAGAAATTGTAGACTTGATGCGTCAGCGTCAAAAGCAAGTTACAGGTTCTTTGAAAGAATTGGAAGACTTTGCCCGCAAGGAAAATATTCCCATTATTCCCTATGAAACGGTTGCTTATTTCCGTTTTCTCATGGAAACCATGCAGCCTAAAAATATTCTGGAAATTGGGACTGCAATCGGTTTTTCAGCCCTCTTGATGGCTGAACACGCACCAAATGCTAAGATTACAACCATTGACCGCAATCCAGAAATGATTGGTTTTGCCAAGGAAAATTTCGCCCAGTTTGACAGTCGCAAGCAAATTACGCTCCTAGAAGGAGATGCGGTAGATGTCTTATCTACCTTGACAGAGTCCTATGATTTCGTCTTTATGGATTCAGCTAAGTCTAAATACATCGTCTTTCTGCCAGAAATCCTCAAACATTTGGAAGTCGGTGGTGTGGTTGTTTTGGATGATATTTTCCAAGGTGGTGATGTTGCTAAGGATATTATGGAAGTCCGTCGTGGTCAGCGAACTATTTACAGAGGACTTCAAAGACTATTTGATGCAACCTTAGACAATCCAGGACTCACCGCAACATTAGTACCTCTGGGGGACGGTATTCTCATGCTTCGTAAAAATGTAGCAGATGTTCAATTGCCTGACAGCGAATGA
- the prsA gene encoding peptidylprolyl isomerase PrsA has translation MKKKLLAGAITLLSVATLAACSKGSEGADLISMKGDVITEHQFYEQVKSNPSAQQVLLNMTIQKVFEKQYGSEVDDKEVNDTIAEEEKQYGENYQRVLSQAGMTLETRKAQIRTSKLVELAVKKAAEAELTDDAYKKAFDEYTPDVTAQIIRLDNEDKAKEILEKAKASDADFAQLAKDNSTDEKTKANGGEITFDSASTEVPEQVKKAAFALDVNGVSDVISVTGTQAYSSQYYIVKLIKKTEKSSNIDDYKEKLKTVILTQKQNDASFVQSIIGKELQAANIKVKDQAFQNIFTQYIGGGDSSSSSSSKE, from the coding sequence ATGAAGAAAAAACTATTGGCAGGTGCCATTACACTATTATCAGTAGCAACTTTAGCAGCTTGTTCGAAAGGTTCAGAAGGGGCAGATCTTATCAGCATGAAAGGGGATGTCATCACAGAACATCAATTTTATGAGCAAGTGAAAAGCAATCCTTCAGCTCAACAAGTATTGTTGAACATGACCATCCAAAAAGTATTTGAGAAGCAATATGGCTCAGAAGTAGATGACAAAGAAGTCAACGATACTATTGCCGAAGAAGAGAAACAATATGGTGAGAACTACCAACGTGTCTTATCGCAAGCAGGAATGACTCTTGAAACACGTAAAGCTCAAATTCGTACAAGTAAATTGGTTGAGTTGGCAGTTAAGAAAGCAGCAGAAGCTGAATTGACAGATGATGCTTACAAGAAGGCCTTTGACGAATACACTCCTGATGTGACTGCTCAAATTATCCGTTTGGACAATGAAGACAAAGCTAAAGAAATTCTTGAAAAAGCTAAAGCTAGTGATGCAGACTTTGCTCAATTAGCCAAAGATAATTCAACAGATGAGAAAACTAAAGCGAATGGTGGAGAAATCACTTTTGATTCTGCTTCAACAGAAGTACCAGAACAAGTTAAAAAAGCTGCTTTTGCTTTAGATGTAAACGGTGTTTCTGATGTGATTAGCGTTACTGGAACACAAGCCTACAGCAGTCAATATTACATTGTTAAACTGATTAAGAAAACAGAAAAATCATCTAATATTGACGATTACAAAGAAAAATTAAAAACTGTTATCTTAACTCAAAAACAAAACGACGCATCATTTGTTCAAAGTATTATCGGAAAAGAATTGCAAGCAGCCAATATCAAGGTTAAAGATCAAGCCTTCCAAAATATCTTCACTCAATACATCGGTGGTGGAGATTCAAGCTCAAGCAGTTCTTCAAAAGAATAA
- the ftsW gene encoding cell division peptidoglycan polymerase FtsW, with protein MKISKRHLLNYSILVPYLLLSILGLIVVYSTTSAILIEEGKSALQLVRSQGMFWIFSLILIVLIYKLKLNFLRKERLLFIVMFVELILLALARLIGTPVNGAYGWISVGPLTIQPAEYLKIIIVWYLAQRFSKQQDEIGIYDFQVLTQNQWIPRAFNDWRFVLLVMIGSLAIFPDLGNATILALVALIMYTVSGIAHRWFIAFIGVLVGVSALSLSAISMIGVDKFSKVPVFGYVAKRFSAYFNPFADLAGAGHQLANSYFAMVNGGWFGLGLGNSIEKRGYLPEAHTDFVFSIVIEEFGFVGASLILALVFFLILRIILVGIRAKNPFNSMMAIGVGGMMLVQVFVNIGGISGIIPSTGVTFPFLSQGGNSLLVLSVAIAFVLNIDASEKRAQLYEELEAHSSNYM; from the coding sequence ATGAAGATTAGTAAGAGGCACCTGTTAAACTATTCTATTCTAGTTCCTTACTTACTTTTATCTATTTTGGGTTTGATTGTAGTCTATTCTACAACCAGTGCCATTCTTATCGAAGAAGGTAAAAGTGCCCTCCAATTGGTTCGAAGTCAGGGAATGTTTTGGATATTTAGTTTAATATTGATTGTCTTGATATATAAGCTGAAACTGAATTTTTTAAGAAAAGAACGACTTTTATTTATTGTTATGTTTGTTGAGCTGATTCTCTTAGCTCTGGCTCGCTTAATTGGTACGCCAGTCAATGGAGCCTATGGTTGGATTTCAGTAGGACCTTTGACCATTCAGCCAGCGGAGTATTTGAAGATTATCATCGTCTGGTACTTGGCCCAACGTTTTTCAAAACAACAAGATGAAATTGGTATTTACGATTTCCAAGTTTTAACTCAAAATCAATGGATTCCTCGTGCTTTTAATGATTGGCGCTTTGTCCTCTTGGTAATGATAGGAAGTTTGGCTATCTTCCCAGATCTGGGGAATGCGACTATCCTAGCTCTGGTTGCCTTGATTATGTATACAGTTAGTGGGATTGCTCATCGTTGGTTTATAGCCTTTATCGGTGTATTGGTAGGAGTTTCAGCCCTATCCTTATCAGCTATTTCTATGATTGGGGTTGATAAGTTTTCAAAAGTTCCAGTATTTGGTTACGTTGCTAAGCGTTTCAGTGCCTACTTTAATCCCTTTGCTGATTTGGCAGGAGCAGGCCACCAACTTGCAAATTCCTACTTTGCCATGGTAAATGGTGGTTGGTTTGGTCTAGGATTAGGAAATTCAATCGAAAAACGTGGTTATTTACCAGAGGCCCATACAGACTTTGTATTTTCAATTGTCATTGAAGAGTTTGGATTTGTGGGAGCCAGCTTGATTTTAGCACTTGTCTTTTTCCTGATTTTACGAATTATTCTAGTCGGTATTCGTGCTAAGAATCCCTTTAATTCCATGATGGCGATTGGAGTTGGGGGGATGATGCTGGTACAGGTCTTTGTCAATATCGGTGGAATTTCTGGCATTATTCCTTCGACAGGAGTAACCTTCCCCTTCCTATCACAAGGAGGGAACAGTCTCCTAGTCTTGTCTGTAGCCATCGCCTTTGTCTTAAATATTGATGCAAGTGAAAAACGTGCCCAATTATATGAGGAGTTAGAAGCTCACTCATCAAACTATATGTAG
- the ppc gene encoding phosphoenolpyruvate carboxylase encodes MSLQKLENYSNKAVVQEEVLILTELLEDITKNMLAPETFAKIMELKELSTQEDYQGLNQLVTSLSNDEMAYISRYFSILPLLINISEDVDLAYEINHQNNIDQDYLGKLSATIKMVAEKENAVEILEHLNVVPVLTAHPTQVQRKSMLDLTNHIHTLLRKYRDVKLGLINKEKWHNDLRRYIEIIMQTDMIREKKLKVTNEITNVMEYYNSSFLKAVPHLTAEYKRLAKKHGLELKHPKPITMGMWIGGDRDGNPFVTADTLKQSAMTQCEVIMNYYDEKIYQLYREFSLSTSIVNVSKQVREMARQSKDNSIYREKELYRRALFDIQSKIQATKTYLIEDKEVGARYETANDFYKDLITIRDSLLENKGEALISGDFVELIQAVEIFGFYLASIDMRQDSSVHEACVAELLKSAGIHSHYSELSEEEKCQLLLKELEEDPRILSATHVEKSELLEKELAIFKAARKLKDKLGDDVIRQTIISHATSVSDMLELAILLKEVGLVDKERARVQIVPLFETIEDLDHSEETMREYLSLPLAKKWIASRNNYQEIMLGYSDSNKDGGYLSSCWTLYKAQQQLTAIGDEFGVKVTFFHGRGGTVGRGGGPTYEAITSQPLKSIKDRIRLTEQGEVIGNKYGNKDAAYYNLEMLVSAAINRMITQKKSDTNTSNRYEAIMDQVVDRSYDIYRDLVFGNDHFYDYFFESSPIKAISSFNIGSRPAARKTITEIGGLRAIPWVFSWSQSRVMFPGWYGVGSSFKEFIDKNPENIAILRDMYQNWPFFQSLLSNVDMVLSKSNMNIAFEYAKLCEDEEVKAIYETILNEWQVTKEVILAIEGYDELLAENPYLKASLDYRMPYFNILNYIQLELIKRQRRGELSSDQEKLIHTTINGIATGLRNSG; translated from the coding sequence ATGTCTCTTCAAAAATTAGAAAACTATAGTAATAAAGCTGTCGTGCAAGAAGAAGTATTGATTTTAACAGAATTGTTAGAAGATATCACTAAAAATATGCTTGCCCCAGAGACTTTTGCAAAAATCATGGAGTTGAAAGAATTATCAACTCAAGAAGATTATCAGGGCTTGAACCAACTGGTTACTAGTCTGTCAAATGATGAAATGGCTTATATTTCACGCTATTTCTCTATCTTGCCCCTCTTGATTAATATTTCAGAAGACGTGGATTTGGCTTATGAAATCAACCACCAAAATAATATCGATCAAGATTATCTTGGGAAATTATCAGCAACAATCAAAATGGTTGCTGAAAAAGAAAATGCGGTTGAAATTCTTGAACACTTGAATGTTGTCCCTGTTTTGACAGCCCATCCAACACAAGTGCAACGTAAGAGTATGTTGGATTTGACCAACCATATCCACACCCTCTTGCGTAAGTATCGTGATGTGAAATTAGGCTTGATTAATAAGGAAAAATGGCATAATGATCTCCGTCGTTACATTGAGATTATCATGCAGACAGACATGATTCGTGAAAAAAAATTGAAAGTAACCAATGAAATCACGAATGTTATGGAATACTACAATAGTTCATTTCTGAAGGCAGTTCCTCATTTGACTGCTGAGTACAAGCGTCTCGCTAAAAAACACGGTTTGGAGTTGAAACATCCTAAACCAATTACCATGGGAATGTGGATTGGTGGAGACCGTGATGGTAATCCTTTTGTTACAGCAGATACCTTGAAACAATCTGCTATGACTCAGTGTGAAGTCATCATGAACTACTATGATGAAAAGATTTACCAACTTTATCGTGAATTCTCTCTCTCAACCAGTATTGTCAATGTGAGCAAGCAAGTCAGAGAAATGGCTCGTCAATCCAAGGATAATTCAATTTATCGTGAAAAAGAACTTTACCGCCGTGCCTTATTTGATATTCAATCAAAAATCCAAGCAACAAAAACCTATCTAATTGAAGATAAGGAAGTTGGAGCGCGCTATGAAACAGCCAATGATTTTTATAAGGATTTAATTACTATTCGTGATTCTCTCTTGGAAAATAAGGGTGAAGCACTGATTTCTGGTGATTTTGTTGAGCTGATTCAGGCAGTTGAAATTTTTGGTTTCTATTTGGCATCTATTGACATGCGTCAAGATTCTAGTGTTCACGAAGCCTGTGTAGCTGAACTCTTGAAATCAGCGGGTATTCATTCTCATTATAGCGAACTCAGTGAAGAAGAAAAATGCCAGCTTCTTCTGAAAGAATTAGAGGAAGATCCACGTATTCTTTCTGCCACTCACGTTGAAAAATCAGAGTTACTTGAAAAAGAATTAGCAATCTTTAAGGCTGCTCGTAAGTTGAAAGATAAGTTGGGAGATGATGTCATTCGTCAGACTATCATTTCACATGCAACCAGCGTATCAGACATGTTGGAATTGGCTATCTTGCTAAAAGAAGTAGGGTTAGTTGATAAAGAAAGAGCCCGTGTCCAAATTGTTCCTCTCTTTGAAACAATTGAGGACTTGGACCACTCAGAAGAAACTATGAGAGAATACCTTTCTCTTCCTCTTGCTAAGAAATGGATTGCTTCACGTAATAACTACCAAGAAATCATGCTTGGTTACTCTGATAGTAATAAAGATGGTGGTTACCTTTCATCATGTTGGACCCTCTACAAGGCTCAACAACAATTGACTGCTATTGGAGATGAATTTGGCGTTAAGGTTACCTTCTTCCACGGCCGTGGTGGGACTGTCGGTCGTGGTGGTGGACCAACCTATGAAGCCATCACCTCTCAACCTCTCAAGTCCATTAAGGATCGTATCCGCTTGACGGAGCAGGGTGAAGTAATTGGCAATAAATATGGTAACAAAGACGCAGCTTACTATAACCTTGAAATGTTGGTTTCGGCGGCCATTAACCGTATGATTACTCAGAAGAAGAGCGATACCAACACCTCAAATCGTTACGAAGCTATTATGGACCAAGTGGTGGACCGTAGTTACGATATCTACCGTGATTTGGTCTTTGGTAATGATCATTTCTATGATTATTTCTTCGAGTCAAGTCCAATCAAGGCTATTTCAAGCTTTAATATTGGTTCTCGTCCAGCCGCTCGTAAGACTATTACTGAAATCGGTGGTTTGCGAGCTATCCCTTGGGTATTCTCATGGTCGCAAAGTCGCGTCATGTTCCCTGGATGGTATGGAGTTGGTTCAAGCTTCAAGGAATTTATCGATAAAAATCCAGAGAATATTGCTATCTTACGAGATATGTACCAAAATTGGCCTTTCTTCCAATCGCTTCTTTCAAATGTCGACATGGTCTTGTCAAAATCAAATATGAATATTGCTTTTGAATATGCCAAACTGTGTGAGGATGAAGAAGTAAAAGCAATCTATGAGACTATTCTAAATGAATGGCAAGTCACCAAGGAAGTCATCTTGGCTATCGAAGGTTACGATGAACTCTTGGCTGAAAATCCATATCTAAAAGCAAGTTTGGATTATCGTATGCCTTACTTTAATATTCTCAACTATATCCAGTTGGAGTTGATTAAACGTCAACGCCGAGGAGAATTATCAAGCGATCAAGAAAAATTAATCCATACAACCATCAACGGAATTGCGACAGGATTGCGTAATTCGGGCTGA
- the trpX gene encoding tryptophan ABC transporter substrate-binding protein, which produces MKNKRLIGIIAALAVLVAGSLIYSSMNKPEAKNEKKVAKVGVLQFVSHPSLDLIYKGIQDGLAEEGYKDDQVKIDFMNSEGDQSKVATMSKQLVANGNDLVVGIATPAAQGLASATKDLPVIMAAITDPIGANLVKDLKKPGGNITGVSDHNPAQQQVELIKALTPNVKTIGALYSSSEDNSKTQVEEFKAYAEKAGLTVETFAVPSTNEIASTVNVMTSKVDAIWVPIDNTIASAFSTVVSSNQSAKKPIYPSATAMVEAGGLASVVVDQHDLGVATGKMIAQVLKGAKPADTPVNVFSTGKSVINKKLAQELGITIPESVLKEAGQVIE; this is translated from the coding sequence ATGAAAAATAAACGTTTAATTGGAATTATCGCTGCATTAGCAGTCTTAGTAGCAGGAAGCTTGATTTACTCTTCAATGAATAAACCAGAAGCTAAGAATGAAAAGAAAGTTGCCAAAGTTGGTGTCCTTCAGTTTGTGAGCCATCCCTCTCTTGACTTGATTTATAAAGGGATTCAAGATGGACTTGCAGAAGAAGGCTATAAAGATGATCAAGTTAAAATCGACTTTATGAACTCAGAAGGCGACCAAAGTAAGGTTGCGACAATGAGTAAACAATTGGTTGCAAATGGGAATGACCTTGTAGTAGGGATTGCAACACCAGCTGCTCAAGGCTTGGCTAGTGCCACAAAAGATCTACCGGTTATCATGGCTGCTATTACAGACCCAATCGGTGCGAACTTGGTTAAAGATTTGAAAAAACCAGGTGGCAACATTACAGGGGTATCTGACCACAATCCCGCTCAACAACAAGTTGAACTCATCAAAGCTTTGACACCGAATGTGAAAACAATCGGAGCTCTTTACTCAAGTAGCGAAGATAATTCCAAAACTCAGGTAGAAGAATTTAAGGCTTATGCTGAAAAAGCAGGTTTGACAGTGGAAACATTTGCAGTTCCTTCAACAAATGAAATTGCTTCAACAGTTAATGTTATGACTAGCAAGGTCGATGCTATCTGGGTTCCAATTGATAACACCATTGCATCAGCTTTTTCAACAGTTGTATCAAGCAACCAATCCGCTAAAAAACCAATCTACCCAAGTGCGACTGCCATGGTAGAAGCTGGTGGTTTAGCATCAGTTGTAGTTGACCAACATGACCTTGGTGTGGCAACAGGTAAAATGATTGCTCAAGTTTTGAAAGGTGCTAAACCAGCTGATACTCCAGTCAATGTCTTTTCAACTGGTAAATCAGTTATCAATAAAAAATTGGCACAAGAGCTAGGTATTACGATTCCTGAATCTGTTCTAAAAGAAGCAGGACAAGTGATTGAATAA